From Cecembia calidifontis, one genomic window encodes:
- the tgt gene encoding tRNA guanosine(34) transglycosylase Tgt: protein MKFKLEHTDSKSKARAGMIKTDHGDIQTPIFMPVGTAGSVKAVHQRELMYDVKAQIILGNTYHLYLRPGLDILEKAGGLHKFNGWSKPILTDSGGYQVFSLAENRKLTEEGAVFKSHIDGSKHLFSPERVMDIQRIIGADIIMAFDECPPYPCDFAYARKSMELTHRWLKRCIDRFDSTEGKYGYSQTLFPIVQGSVFPELRKQSAEFIASCEREGNAIGGLSVGEPVEEMYAMTDMVTDILPKDKPRYLMGVGTPANILEGIALGVDMFDCVMPTRNARNGMLFTSEGIINIRNEKWKDDFSPIDPHINSYVSSFYSKAYLRHLTIAKEILAAQIASIHNLSFYLWLVGQAREHIIAGDFAVWKNQMVEKVSRRL from the coding sequence ATGAAATTTAAATTAGAGCATACAGACAGTAAGAGTAAAGCCAGGGCAGGGATGATCAAAACCGATCATGGGGATATCCAAACTCCTATTTTTATGCCTGTGGGAACTGCAGGTTCGGTCAAGGCCGTCCATCAGCGAGAGTTGATGTATGATGTCAAAGCCCAGATCATTTTAGGAAATACCTACCATTTGTATCTGAGGCCTGGTTTGGATATTCTGGAAAAAGCCGGGGGGTTACATAAATTCAATGGATGGTCCAAGCCTATTCTTACAGACAGTGGGGGGTATCAGGTTTTTTCCCTGGCCGAAAACCGTAAACTGACCGAAGAAGGGGCGGTGTTCAAGTCCCATATTGATGGTTCCAAACATTTGTTCAGTCCAGAGCGGGTCATGGACATTCAGCGCATCATCGGCGCGGACATTATCATGGCCTTTGATGAGTGCCCTCCTTATCCCTGTGATTTTGCTTATGCCAGAAAATCCATGGAGCTCACCCATCGATGGTTGAAGCGCTGCATCGACAGATTTGACAGTACAGAAGGAAAGTATGGGTATAGCCAGACGCTTTTCCCTATTGTACAGGGATCTGTATTCCCTGAACTCAGAAAACAATCCGCCGAGTTTATCGCTTCCTGTGAACGGGAGGGAAATGCCATTGGCGGCTTATCAGTAGGGGAGCCGGTAGAGGAAATGTATGCCATGACCGATATGGTGACCGATATCCTGCCCAAAGACAAGCCAAGGTATCTTATGGGCGTGGGAACTCCTGCCAATATTTTGGAGGGAATAGCATTGGGTGTGGATATGTTTGACTGTGTAATGCCTACCCGTAATGCCAGGAACGGGATGTTATTTACCTCGGAAGGCATCATCAACATCCGTAATGAGAAGTGGAAAGATGACTTCAGTCCCATCGATCCCCACATCAATTCTTATGTGAGTTCATTTTATTCCAAGGCCTATTTGCGCCACCTGACCATAGCCAAAGAAATTTTGGCCGCACAGATTGCCAGTATTCATAATTTAAGCTTTTATTTATGGTTG